The Streptomyces sp. Mut1 region CGGACAAAGTCCGAGGTTTTTTTGCCATGCAAGGCATGGTTTGGCGAAGCCAACGAGCCTCGCAGAGCACGTCCAAATGAAATTTGGTATAACGTGCTAGACCAAATTATTGGATTCTCTCAATCTTCGTGCTATGCTGATTACCAAAAGGGGGGCTTACTTGTGGCTCATGTAGAAAAATATACAAAAGGCAGCGTACAAGGATTATCGATTCATTGGGACAGAAAAACAGAAAATCATTCGAATCAAGAGATTGATAATGAGCGGTCAAATTTAAATTATGATTTATGCGAAAAAGAAGGAGATACACTTTCCCGCATGAATGATCGATTACGTGAAGTACATTGTTTGAATCGGAAAGATGTAAAAGTTTGTAGTGATTGGGTTGTTACGTTACCAGAAAACTTGAAGGGGACTTCAGAAAAAGAACAACGTGAATTTTTTGAAAAAACCTATGAGTTTTTAGCGAATCGTTATGGCGGTGAAAAAAATGTATTGTCCGCTAACGTACATAAGGACGAAACAACACCTCATATGCATTTTGCTTTTATGCCTGTTGTTTGGGACGAGAAAAAACAACGGGAAAAAGTTTCAGCCAAAGAGGTTTTAACAAGAAAAGATTTAAAGACATTCCACCAAGATTTAGATACATTTTTGAAAAAGGAAATACCACACATCTACAAAGATGGAATTTTAAATGATAAAACGATTGGTGTTGATACCGTTAAGGATTTAAAAAAGCATTCTCTAGAAATAGAGAAACAAAAAAAGGCGATGGATGCGGAAATAAAGATAAAAGAA contains the following coding sequences:
- the mobV gene encoding MobV family relaxase, whose amino-acid sequence is MAHVEKYTKGSVQGLSIHWDRKTENHSNQEIDNERSNLNYDLCEKEGDTLSRMNDRLREVHCLNRKDVKVCSDWVVTLPENLKGTSEKEQREFFEKTYEFLANRYGGEKNVLSANVHKDETTPHMHFAFMPVVWDEKKQREKVSAKEVLTRKDLKTFHQDLDTFLKKEIPHIYKDGILNDKTIGVDTVKDLKKHSLEIEKQKKAMDAEIKIKEKDLERKIQSLDKEFESKKKKLLDLSEQLPQEIKINAKGKEKKTEVVKKGLFKTETITKNTGNWIIGTNELKRVQKMVNAAYMVKRDYERLQSTDLVEENKKLHL